CTTTCAGTGAGTAACTCGAAATCATTCCGAGAATCATGCTATCGCTCAAACGAATGCCGTGACTCTGCCCTGGATCAACTGCTACCTGACAGCCGCTGGCCGCCCTGATGACGTCGAGTAGCCGTGACCAAAGAACAGCTCCCACGGCAGTAACGAACACCACATCATCCGGCAGATTCTTCAACACGTAATCGCGAGAAGTGAAAATGGGTAACTCCTGAATCCTATCCGGGGTCGGGTATATCAGAAACATCGCCGTGCCGAGGTCTGTCTCCGAGCCTGCCTGCACTGGCACGACAAACGAACCGGCATAAAGCTGGGAATAGAGGTCAACCACTCGGCTTGGGTCGGCCGGCAGAGCCTTGAGAGTTTGGAGGAGGTCCGAATTCATAGTGCGGCCTAACAGCAACTTAGCTGCAAACTTTGCAGCCTATCTAGTTTCACGGTTCGACTGTATTTTCGACTTAATTGACTGCCCACCATAGCTTCTTGTTTTGCAATGAGCCTTGAACACGCGTCGAGAAAGACTGCAAATTGAATACCGAATTCGGGTCACTTTCCCAACTCCGGCTTCTCCATGAACGCGTAGCACAGCATGTGGCAGATGCCCATGTGCGCGTCTTCCACGCGGCCGTAGTGCGTGTCGTTGACGACAATGACCTGTTCCGCCAGTTCGGCCAGCCGACCGCGCTTGCCGCCGACCAGCGCGACGGTGTGCAACCCATTCTGCTTCGCCCACTCGAAGGCTTTCACCAGGTTCGGCGAATTGCCGCTGACACTCATCGTCATCACCAGATCGCCCGCCTTGCCGTAGTTCATCAACTGGCGGACGAAAACATCGTCGTAAGAGTAATCGTTGCCGAGCGCGGTCATCCAGCTCACGTTGTCATTGAGCGAGAGCACGCGAAACCGTTTGCCGAGCTTGTCGGACGAACCTTTGCCGAGGTCAGTGGCGAAGTGCGAAGCGTTGGCCGCGCTGCCGCCGTTGCCGAACACAAAAATCTGCCGGTCGTCCTTGAGCGCCTGCCGCAGCTTCTCGACGAGTTGCGCCACGCCATCCAGCGGGATGGAATCGTGCGCCGCCTTCTGCGACGTGATGTAATCTTTAATCCATTGTTTCATCTTGAGGCTATGATGCAACGCGGCAAGGGGTTTGTCAGTGGAATTTTCGGCCTGAACGGTGCAATCGTGAAGCATCCCCGATGTAACGGTGTGGCAGCCAGCCAAAGGGCGCGCGGACTTCAGTCCGCTTCGATGTGGTTCACTGTTTGATGTTCGATGACTGTTTTGCCAGATCAAGTTGAAGCGGAATAAACTCCGCGCGCCTTGGGGCCGGCGGCCTCGCCCCGTGGAATAGCAGTGTTCGCGTTGCCGGAAGCGGGCGCGGCGCTCATGCCACGGGGCGAACCGTGACTCCGGGAAAATTTCCCAACTACCTGCCCACGGCCTGGCGTCAACGGCAGCAACCACCATCCCGCGCCGTTGTGCAAAGGCTATTTGGAAACCGTCGCAGCGAATTCGTCAGCGGTCAGCGCGCGCAAGGTTTCCGTGCGGACGTTGCCGGCCTCGGCCAGCCGCGCGAGTTGCTGCAACGCTTGGCGTTCGTTGTCCGCGCTGAGGATCAACAGACCGTCGAACGCACCCACCGTCCAGTATTGCGCTTCCACTTTGACGCCCGCCTTCGCCGCGGCCTCGCGAAACGCCGCCGCGCGACTCGCGGACTTTTGGATGGCGCGCGCGCCTTGCTCGGTGAATCGAATGAGACTGACATACCTGATCATAATGATCCTTTCACTTTTGGTTTACGTCGGTGTTATTGCCTTTCCAGTCCGGCACTGGTATCAGGCCCGCAGTGAAGTTATCACCTTGCGGCGGGAAAGTCTTGTTCGGCCTTGGGCAGATGACCACTCGAAACCAAATGGCAAATGATTGACCATTGCGAGCGGCGGTTTGAAAATTGTCCGCGGAACCAAGCCTCAAATATGACATTGAGCAAGCCCCCCCTTGAAAAGCCACAGCCAACCCACCCCCTGACCCCTCCCAGGAGGGGAGAAGGTGGGTTCATGGGTTCAACGCGCGAAATTATTTCGAGGAATTCCCTCGCGGTCCGACTGGGGAAGAGTGAGGGTTAGCTTCACTCGCATCGTTCCGGTTTAGACTTCTACTGGCTGGTGGGCTAAGATAACAAAGAAACTATGGCTTCGACCATTGAACAATCCGACACAGCCGCGACGGCGACCTTGACCACCCGCGTCAAACAATACGTCGGCGAAGTGGTTTTCATCTACGCGTTCGATGTGGCGTATGAAATGTCCCGCCAGCCGGTGCGTGAATTATTGGGCCAGTCAGTCGCGCAATTCGTGGTCGGTGCCAGCAAACGCAGTCCGCGCCATCTCTTTTTCTACAAACCTCAAATGGTCCGCCTGCCGCCCTTGGAACGCATTGGCCCGCATGGCCGCGTGCGAGTCGAACGCGTGATAAAATTGCTGCCGGTTGGCGCGATCAGCATCACCGTCCGGGTTCCATTTGCCGTCGATCACATTGAAGAACTGGTGGCGTACCACGATCTGCAATTCAGCAACGGCTCGTTGCACGACGAAGTGCGCCGCTTGGCCGAGGAAGTGATCGAAGAATTGAAATGCTTTTACATTCGTCCGCACCCGCGGTTGATCGAGGAGGAAGCCTACACCGTGTTCTGTCTGGAATCACCGTTGACCGCGCGCGACGGCACCCCCCTGAGCGCGGAGAACTGGCTGCAAACGCACCGGCGCCAGGTCGCCTCGCTGCTGACCCAGGAGCCGGACATCGACCAGTTATCCAAACAGGAAACCGACGAGTCCACTGGCCGTTATCTCAGCTATTACAAGAACGACCTGGTGGTGATCGATTGGGATTCGGCCCTCATCATCGACGAGCCGCAAAATTTCGACGAGGCTCTTTACATCATGGAACTGGCGAATCTCCAGTTGGCGGAACTGGAAGCCTACGATCGCATCCTCGACGAGGCGCTGGAGCGTTCGTATCGCGACCTCGGCGAACGTCCTTTGCGCAAGCGCGGCAACATCCTGCGCGAGCTGCGCGAAATCCGTATTGACCTGGCGCGTTTCAACGATGAATTGTCCAACATCACCAAGTTTTTCGGCGACTGGCACCTGGCGCGCATCTACGAAAACATCTCAGCGCGTTTTCACCTGGCCGAATGGCATCGGACGATCGGTGGGAAACTCAAAACGCTCGACGATCTCTACCAGTTGCTCAAGCACGACCAGAACAATCTCTGGATGCTGATTCTGGAAACAACGATCGTGCTGCTGTTCATCATCGACCTGGTGATATTGTTCATGGGGCTAAAGACACCATGAGGTTGGAGTTCAAGCTTCAGCTTGTTTACCGACATGAACGCAATGACCCGACAAGCTAAAGCTTGAACTCCAACTGTGGCCAAACCCAAGCACATCGAACTCGGCGACGGCACGATCATTATCCCCATCCTGTACGAGGACCGTGCGATCATGGCCATCGACAAGCCGGCGGGGTGGTTGCTCGCACCAGATTCCTGGGACCGAACCGGGCGCAATCTGCAACTGGCAATTCAATCCTCGCTCAACGCCGGTGATTATTGGGCGCGTTCGCGCAACCTGAAATACCTGCGGTTCGTTCACCGGCTGGATGCCGACACTGGCGGCGTTCTGTTGCTGGCCAAAAGCCCGGGCGCGCTGCGGAGTTACAGCGAACTCTTCGAAAGCCGCCGCGTGGAAAAATATTACGTGGCCGGCGTGGATGGAATTCCCAAGCACTCAAGCTGGACGTGCCGTATGAAGTTGTCGCCCAAGCTAGGAACAATCGGCCAAATGAAGGTGGACGAGCGCCACGGCAAGGAGGCGGAAACTCATTTCCGCGTTTTGCAAACCACGCAGCAGACGGCGCTCGTCGAAGCCCGACCGTCCACTGGACGAACCCATCAAATCCGTGTCCACCTTGCCGCCTCCGGCCATCCGGTGCTGGGGGATCCGCTCTACCATCCGAAGGAGGCATCGAAGGCAAAAGCCGGGCGGGTTCAGTTGGCGTTGCGAGCGGTCAAAGTAAGCTTTCCCGACCCGTTTCAAAAACGGACGATTCACATCGAAGCTCCAACCGCCGAATTCTTGAAGCAGTTTTCTTTTGATTGCGGTTTGGCGACGCTCCGCCTAAGTTTCGCCCGTGAAACTGACGGTCAAATGTGATTACGCCACCCGCGCAGTTTTTGGACTGGCGCGGCATCATCACACCGGCGCTTCACTGCGAGTTGAAGCCCTGGCAGCCGAGCAGGGCATTCCCGCCAACTATCTGGTGCAGATTTTAATCGAGTTGAAATCGCAGCAGATCGTCAAGAGCGTGCGCGGAAAAGAGGGCGGCTATCTCCTGGCGCGCCCGCCGGCGGAAATCACTCTCGGCGACGTTCTCCGCTGCGTGGACGGACATATTTTTGACACGCCCGCCCTGAGCGATCTCAACTGTCCGCCCGAACTGCGCAAGGCGTGGCAGAAAATGAAAACGGCACTCGACGAAACCGCCGACGCCATCACCTTCCAGCAATTGCTCGAAGAAAGTACGGCGAAGGAGAAGATGTATTACATTTGAGCCCGTTCAGCCGAAAGCCCCCAGTTCCCAACGATTCGATTGCCGAGACGATGCTGACAACGCGCTAGGGATTGAGGGCCTTGACGATTTCGCGGGTGGTGAGCAAGGAGAATTTCTGCCGTGATTCACGCAAGGGTTTGTAAAATTCTGAAGTGGCGCCTACCCAGGCAACGGTTCCGCCATCGGTGTGCAACAAGAAGTGCGATGGATTGTGATTCTTTGTCTGTAGTTCGAGATCCACCACCAAGTCGCCCCAAATCTTCATGTAGATGTCCACCCGACAGAACTGAATGGTTCCGGAGACGCAGAGGTCGGCGGAGTCGCTGTCGGAGGGGCCGACCACTTTTGCCCCTAGGCTCTCCAAATCCATCTTCAAGGAATCCGCCAGCCAGGTTCCTGGATCATTCAATGCATATACATGACTTAGGACCATGCCGAAGCCATTGCGAACGTTGCCGATCTCACGCCAGTCCGCCTTTGACGTGCGCTTCTGCAACGCGTCGCCTTCCTGTTGCCAAGTTTTGCTGTCGGCGGCCGCGAACGGTATGTAGGTGTACTCAGCCGGCTGTTCGGGTTTGCTTGTTGGATCCGGCTTGGCCAGTGTCGCAACGGATTGGAAACCCTTAATGCAAATGGTCTTTCCTTTCAGCGGTAAGTCTGATCGCTGTGGAACCGACGACTGATATTCCTTGAGAAAAACGTGGCGACCATTTGTGGCGCAACCCGCGCCAAAAATGACCATCGTTGAAAGTGCCGCTAAAACGCAGACCCGCGGAAACGACTTGATGAACGTAAGCATAGTTACCCTTTCTCGTTGCGGTAGCCTCACCCGCTCGCAAGTCCAAACGTCACCCGCTCTTTCGCCTGATGGCGGAGAGCGGTTGCGCACGCAGGAGCTAACAGTTCGTGAGAATGTTCTGGGGAATGGGACGTGTCAATCGTGGATCGGAACGAGATTTCATCGGAGCAGTTCTTGAACTTTTTGCGCGTCCTTCGTCGGCGGCTGGCACGCGGTGCCGGTGCACAGGTAAACGACCGGGCCATCTTTCGCCGGCAATGTTCTCGCAAACGGTTCGACGGCACCGACGTTGCCGAGCACAACTTTGTTCGGTTGATAGACGGAATGGACGGCGCGGAGCAGGGCGCGCGTCTCCGGTTTTGACCGAGCACCGGCAATCACCGCCCGCTTTGGTTCTTCCATCGAGAAATCAAGCGCCGAGAGCATGTAGGGAACAGCCTGTGGAAAGTTTTGCAACCGATGTGAAAAGAACCGCAGCGTCTTCTCGGCAGCCTGCTTGAAATCTTTTCGGTCGGTGATCGCGCCCAGCTTTAACAACGCGAGCGTAGCGACGGAATTGCCGGATGGCTCCGCGCCGTCGTAGTCTTCCTTGACGCGCAGTATCAGGTCTTTCGCGCCGGCGGCGCTTTGCCAGAAGCCGCCGTTCTCGGCGTCGTAGAACTTCGCGGTCATGGCTTCCGCCAAAGCGATGGCGAAATCGAGATGCTTCGGGTCAAGCGTGGCTTCATACAAATCAATCACGCCGGCCAGCAGGAACGCGTAGGCTTCGAGCAGTTGGACTGAGTCGCGTTCCCCGTCCCGCCAACGGTGGTAAAGCGTTTTGGTCTTGGCATCCCAAAGCTTTGCCTGAATAAAGGCGAGGTTCTTCTCGGCGGCGGGGCGATATGATTCATCACCGAGCACGGCGTAAGCGCGCGCCATCGCGCCGAGCATCAGGCCGTTCCATGAAGCCAGCACTTTGTCGTCGAGATGCGGGCGAATCCGTTTGGCGCGGGTGTCGAACATTTTCTTCTTCGCCGACGTGAGCAATGGCTGATCGCCAGGTGCGAGTTTCGGATCGACGACGCTCAGCACGTTTTGATTGGGCAGCGGGTTGGGATCGCTGTGATCGACGAAGTTGCCTTTCTCGGTGACACCAAAGTAGCGGATGGCCACATTGAATTCTTCCGGAGTTAGCAACTTCGACAGTTCCTCGCGCGTCCAGCAGTAGAACTTGCCTTCCTTGCCTTCGCTGTCGGCATCTTCGGCAGAATAAAAGCCGCCCTCGCGATGCGTCATGTCACGCCGCACGTAAGCAATGATGTCGCGGGCGACATCGGCGTGATGCTTTTCCCCGCTGACGAGGTAGGCATCGAGATACAAGTTCACCAACTGCGCGTTGTCGTAGAGCATTTTTTCGAAATGCGGCACGAGCCATTGGGCATCTACGGCGTAACGCGCAAAGCCGCCACCGATCTGATCGTGAATGCCGCCTGCAGCCATCCGGTCGCAGGTGTGCAACACCATCTGCACTGCATCCCTGTCTTTGCTGTGGACGGCGTAGCGAAGTAGAAACCGCGGAATGCTCGGCTGAGGAAACTTGGGCGCGTCGCCGAAACCGCCGTGCTGCGAATCATACATTCGTTTGAATGACGACGCGGCATCGCGGAGCGCGGAGGACGTGAGAATCAAGTTGGTCGTGGCCTGGTTGGAGGTTGCGGCTTCGAGCTTCTCGTGCAACTGGGCGGCGGAATCGGTCACATCGCTGCGGCGCTCCTGCCAAACTTTCACGATTTGCTGGAGCACCGACAGAAAGCTTCCCCGGCCATAGCGATTCTCTGGTGGGAAATAGGTGCCGCCGAAAAACGGTTTCAGGTCGG
This window of the Verrucomicrobiota bacterium genome carries:
- a CDS encoding SseB family protein → MNSDLLQTLKALPADPSRVVDLYSQLYAGSFVVPVQAGSETDLGTAMFLIYPTPDRIQELPIFTSRDYVLKNLPDDVVFVTAVGAVLWSRLLDVIRAASGCQVAVDPGQSHGIRLSDSMILGMISSYSLKV
- a CDS encoding SIS domain-containing protein, whose amino-acid sequence is MKQWIKDYITSQKAAHDSIPLDGVAQLVEKLRQALKDDRQIFVFGNGGSAANASHFATDLGKGSSDKLGKRFRVLSLNDNVSWMTALGNDYSYDDVFVRQLMNYGKAGDLVMTMSVSGNSPNLVKAFEWAKQNGLHTVALVGGKRGRLAELAEQVIVVNDTHYGRVEDAHMGICHMLCYAFMEKPELGK
- a CDS encoding GYD domain-containing protein; protein product: MIRYVSLIRFTEQGARAIQKSASRAAAFREAAAKAGVKVEAQYWTVGAFDGLLILSADNERQALQQLARLAEAGNVRTETLRALTADEFAATVSK
- a CDS encoding RluA family pseudouridine synthase, giving the protein MAKPKHIELGDGTIIIPILYEDRAIMAIDKPAGWLLAPDSWDRTGRNLQLAIQSSLNAGDYWARSRNLKYLRFVHRLDADTGGVLLLAKSPGALRSYSELFESRRVEKYYVAGVDGIPKHSSWTCRMKLSPKLGTIGQMKVDERHGKEAETHFRVLQTTQQTALVEARPSTGRTHQIRVHLAASGHPVLGDPLYHPKEASKAKAGRVQLALRAVKVSFPDPFQKRTIHIEAPTAEFLKQFSFDCGLATLRLSFARETDGQM
- a CDS encoding Rrf2 family transcriptional regulator; amino-acid sequence: MKLTVKCDYATRAVFGLARHHHTGASLRVEALAAEQGIPANYLVQILIELKSQQIVKSVRGKEGGYLLARPPAEITLGDVLRCVDGHIFDTPALSDLNCPPELRKAWQKMKTALDETADAITFQQLLEESTAKEKMYYI
- a CDS encoding thioredoxin domain-containing protein — protein: MDKVAVVSLVPVVALGLSACQKESVHPQPNLPVSTNATVHTHTNRLAREKSPYLLQHAHNPVDWYAWGEDAFTKARAENKPIFLSIGYSTCHWCHVMERESFESEEVAKYLNKHFVSIKVDREERPDVDKIYMTFVQSTTGSGGWPLNCFLTPDLKPFFGGTYFPPENRYGRGSFLSVLQQIVKVWQERRSDVTDSAAQLHEKLEAATSNQATTNLILTSSALRDAASSFKRMYDSQHGGFGDAPKFPQPSIPRFLLRYAVHSKDRDAVQMVLHTCDRMAAGGIHDQIGGGFARYAVDAQWLVPHFEKMLYDNAQLVNLYLDAYLVSGEKHHADVARDIIAYVRRDMTHREGGFYSAEDADSEGKEGKFYCWTREELSKLLTPEEFNVAIRYFGVTEKGNFVDHSDPNPLPNQNVLSVVDPKLAPGDQPLLTSAKKKMFDTRAKRIRPHLDDKVLASWNGLMLGAMARAYAVLGDESYRPAAEKNLAFIQAKLWDAKTKTLYHRWRDGERDSVQLLEAYAFLLAGVIDLYEATLDPKHLDFAIALAEAMTAKFYDAENGGFWQSAAGAKDLILRVKEDYDGAEPSGNSVATLALLKLGAITDRKDFKQAAEKTLRFFSHRLQNFPQAVPYMLSALDFSMEEPKRAVIAGARSKPETRALLRAVHSVYQPNKVVLGNVGAVEPFARTLPAKDGPVVYLCTGTACQPPTKDAQKVQELLR